The Leifsonia poae region GGGATGCGCATCCACGGCCGCCCGGTCGACGACCAAACCCGTTGCGTGCACTATGCGACCGAGCTGGATGTCGTCGCCATCCGGTTCCGTTGCTGCGGCGACTACTACCCCTGCCACCTGTGCCACGAGGAGTGCGCCGGCCACCCCGCCGAGCAGTGGCCGCTCGCTGAACGGGACCGGCTCGCGGTGCTCTGCGGCGTCTGCTCGACCGAGCTCTCCATCGCCGGGTATCTCGAGACGACCGGCTGCCCGGCCTGCGGCGCCGACTTCAACCCGGGCTGCCGCCTGCACACCGGCCTCTATTTCGAAACGGCCTGACGCGCTGCCGAGTGCGGCGGAGTCCATCACGGCGGGCGCGGCCACCGATTCGGGCGGGATCTTCCGAGTGTCCCACTCCGATCAGAGATATCAGAGAGCGAGGACGACTTTGCCGCGTGCCCGGCCGTCGCCGACGTGGCGCACGGCCTCCGCCACGGCGGCCAGCGGATACACGGTGTCGATCACCGGATGCACGACCCCGGCCTCCACGAGCCGTCCCAGCTCGGCCAGGTCGGCCGCGTTCTCCCTGGAGACGAGACCGCGGAGCCTCTGCCGGGTGAACGGGTCGGCCAGCGCGGCACCGAGGACGCGTCCCATGCCGCCGAGCGGTGAGCCGTTCGCCTCGCCCCCGACGATGACCAGGGAGCCGGCAGGAGCCAGCACCTTTCTCAGCCGGGCGAGCGGCCGGTTTCCCGCCGTGTCGATGATCGCATCCCAGCGTTCGGGCAGCGCGGTCACGTCGGTGTCGGTGTAGTCGATCACGCGTTCGGCGCCGAGCTCGCGCACGAGAGCGGCTTTGCCGCCGCTGCAGACCCCGGTCACGGTCGCGCCGAGGCCGACTGCCAGCTGCACGGCGAAGGTGCCGACGCCGCCGGCCGCGCCGATCACGAGAACCCGCCGGCCCGCCGTCACATCCGCCGCACGCACGGCCTGCAGAGCGGTGACCCCGGAGATCGGAACCGCGGCCGCCTGCTCGTAGCCGAGCCCGGTCGGCAGGGCTGCGAGCTCACCCTCAGCCACCCGCAGGTATTCGGCGAACGCGCCAGGGGCACTGCCGAACACATCATCACCGGGGCTGTAGCGCCTCACGGCGGAGCCGACCGCCACGACCCGGCCGGCGAAGGCGAGGCCCCGAACGGCGGACGTGGGACCGCGCATGCCGAAGCCGATCACACGCATGAGCAGGGGGCGCCCTGTCGTCAGGTGCCAGGTGCCCGCATCCACGCCCGCCGCGTGAACCCGCACGAGCACATCGCCCGCCCCGATCAGGGGAACCGCCGTCTCGGAGACGCTCAGTTCTTCGACCGGCCCGTAGCGGTGCTGCACGACGGCAGCCATCGTCTCAGGGAGCCTGTCAGCCATGGGAGCCCCCTTCTGCCGACGCATCGGCCGGGTACTGGAAGACGGAGTCGAGCGGAACGCCGAACACCCGTGCGATCTGGAATGCCAGTTCGAGCGACGGCGAATATCTGCCCTGCTCGATCGCGATCACGGTCTGCCGGGTGACGCCGATGCGGTCGGCGAGCTGGGCCTGGGTCATCTCACCGGCGGCGAAACGAAGCGCGCGGATGCTGTTGGTGACGCTCGTGGGCTTCACCATGTGGGGACCCCCGTGCG contains the following coding sequences:
- a CDS encoding CHY zinc finger protein, with translation MTGMRIHGRPVDDQTRCVHYATELDVVAIRFRCCGDYYPCHLCHEECAGHPAEQWPLAERDRLAVLCGVCSTELSIAGYLETTGCPACGADFNPGCRLHTGLYFETA
- a CDS encoding helix-turn-helix transcriptional regulator, yielding MVKPTSVTNSIRALRFAAGEMTQAQLADRIGVTRQTVIAIEQGRYSPSLELAFQIARVFGVPLDSVFQYPADASAEGGSHG
- a CDS encoding NAD(P)-dependent alcohol dehydrogenase, which codes for MADRLPETMAAVVQHRYGPVEELSVSETAVPLIGAGDVLVRVHAAGVDAGTWHLTTGRPLLMRVIGFGMRGPTSAVRGLAFAGRVVAVGSAVRRYSPGDDVFGSAPGAFAEYLRVAEGELAALPTGLGYEQAAAVPISGVTALQAVRAADVTAGRRVLVIGAAGGVGTFAVQLAVGLGATVTGVCSGGKAALVRELGAERVIDYTDTDVTALPERWDAIIDTAGNRPLARLRKVLAPAGSLVIVGGEANGSPLGGMGRVLGAALADPFTRQRLRGLVSRENAADLAELGRLVEAGVVHPVIDTVYPLAAVAEAVRHVGDGRARGKVVLAL